A stretch of DNA from Catenulispora acidiphila DSM 44928:
GAGGTGTCGGAGGCCTTGGTCGCGACCGACAGCTCGTAGCGCTGCGCGCCGGGCTGCTCGATCACGGAGTCGGCCTCGATCTGCGCCACAGCCTGGGTCTTGGTCAACCGGTGGCCGTCGCCGTAGTTGGTGAAGGCGGTGCTGATCGTGTAGCCGATCGGGTAGACCTGGAAGGCCAGCAACAGGATCGTGCCGGGGACCAGGAACCGGGCGGCGATCCGTTTCGGCGTCAGGTAGACGTAGGCGAGGATCGCCGTCACCGCGACGGAGATCGTCACGCCGGTCCACGAGTGCTTGTCGACCAGCGTCGGGATCGTGACGACCGCGAAGGCGGCGACCAGCCCGACGAAGACGACCCGCGGCCACGACAAGCGCGCGAGACGCTCCGAGGGCGAGGCAGTCATGGCCGCTCTCCTGCTTTCTCTCGGCTCCGTACGGTGCGACGACCCGGGGGCAATTCGGGCCGCCGCACCGTGCGGAGGTCTGTGTTTCACGGACGGCTGTGTTTCACAGAGGGCTGTGTTTCACGGACGGCTGTGTTTCAAGGACGGCTGTGTTTCAAGGACGGCTTCGGAAAGAGGGCTCTCCAGGCGGCTAGCCCTTGGCGATAGCGGCCTTGATCTGGGTGGCGGCGTCCGCCATCGAGGTGTTCGGGTCGGCGCCGCCGACGATCGCCGCCTCGGCGATCCCGAGCGGACCCCACACCGCGGACATCGCGGGGATCTGCGGGAGCACGACGCCGTGCGCGGCCGCGGCCTGGAAGGCGGCGATGTCCGGGTCGGTCTTGGACACATCGTTGTAGGCGTCGGTCAGGGCGGGCGCGCGCGGGTCCACCTTGTACAGCGCTTCCTCGACGTCCTTCTTCGTCAGGTAGTTCAGCGTGAACTCCTGCGCGATCGCGGTGTTCTTGGCCTTGGCCGAGACGTAGAAGGCCTGCACGCCGACGAACGGCTGCGACGGGCCCATGCCGGCGAAGCCGGGGACCGCGCTGATCGAGTACTTCAGATTCGCCTTGCGGATCTGGTCCAGCGCCCACGGACCGGAGATGAGGTACGGGGTCTTGCCGGAGGTGAACAGCGACACCGCGTTGTTGGCGTCGATGCTGCGCTTGAAGACGTTCTGGCCCTTCTCGCCGTACTTGGCCAGCTGCGCGGCGAACGCCTTGGAGCCGGCGTTGTCGACACCGACTTGCGAGGGGTCGTAGCTGCCGTCGGCCTTGGTCCCGAAGATGAAGCCGCCGGCCGAGCCCAGCAGCGGCTGCGCCGTGTAGGGGTCGCCCTGCTGGCCGATCTGCATCGCCAACGCCTCGGAGGCCTTGCCGGCCTTCACCGCGGCCTGGCCGTCGGCGACCATGGTCTCGAAGGTCGCCGGGTTCGCCGCGGCCTCGGCGGTGTTGGTGATCAGCGCGAGGTTCTCGGTCGCGTAGGGAACGCCGTAGACCTGGCCGTTGTAGGTGACGGCGTTCAGCGCGGTGGTCTGGAAGGAGCCCTTCTGCGCCGCGGTCAGCGGCAGCGGCGAGATGGCGCCGTTCTGCACCAGGTTGCCGATCCAGTCGGTGGCGCCGACCACGATGTCCGGTCCCTTGCCGGCGGCGGTGGCGGTGACGTACGCCGACTGCAGGTCGGTGGCCACCGGCTGGACGCTCACCGAGATGCCGTTGGCGGCGGCGAAGCTCTGCGCGAACTGCTGCAGGACCGGGGCGCGCTGGGCGTCGGTCCAGATCACCAGGTCTGTGTTGGGGTCGCGGACCGGCGGCGCGCTGGAGGAGGACGAGGCCGCGGCCGGCGCCGAGCTGGACCCGGACGCCGAGGGCGAGGACGCCGACGTCGCCGAGGCGCCCGACCCCGAAGCGGACTTCGAGGTGGAGCTGGAGCAGCCGGTCAGGGAAAGAGCTGCCGCTACGACCGCGGCAGCGGCGGTCGTCAAGGAGGGACGGTATCTCACCATGACCCCTTAGGTCAGTTGTAAGGAAAGGAGTTTCGCCCTGCGTCCGACCTGAAGAAGACAGGTCAGAGCATTGATGTCGGCGGGGGTCCGGCCGTGACTCGCCGTTGACACCGCAGACCCTAACTGGAAACTCGCGCCGGACAATCCGTTGCAGCTTCTTGCGTCGCTGTTTCAGATCCGCGCCCTTCTGTTTCTACGTTTCTGCAAGAGGTCCGGTGGAGGCCCGCACGACCAGCTCCGGGAAGAACAGCGATTCGGTCTTGCGGATGGTGACCCCGCGGATCTGATCGATGAGCGTCCGGGCTGCGGCGACGCCCATCGACAGCACCGGCTGGCGCACGGTGGTCAGCGGGGGGTCGGTGTAGCCCATGAGAACCGAATCGTCGTAACCGATCACGGAAACGTCCTCCGGGACCCGCTTGTGGTGCTGCTTCAGGGCTCTGATCGCACCGAGCGCCATCATGTCCGAGCCGCAGACGATCGCCGTGACGTTGCGCTGCAACAGTCTGGAGGCGCCCGCGTACCCGCCCTCGACGCCGGGGAAGGAGATGTCCACCAGGTCTGGGTCGTAGCCGCCGGCGCCGAAGCCGGTCTCCATCGCGGTGCGATAGCCCGACAGCTGCCGGCGCGCTGGGATGTGCCGGTCGGAGGAGAGCAGCAGCCCGATCTTGCGGTGGCCCAGCTCGGCCAGGTGCGCCACCGCCAGCTCGCCGGCGGCACGGTCGTCGCAGGAGATGAACGGCGCCTCCAGGTTCGGGATGAAGCCGTTGACGAAGACCAGCGGCAGCCGTTGGGCGACCAGGTCCCGGTAGCGGGAGTGGTCCTGGCCGGAGTCGGCGTGCAGACCGGAGACGAAGATGACGCCGGAGACGCCGCGGTCCAGGAGCATGCCGACGTACTCGTCCTCGCCGGCGCCCTCGGGCGTCTGGGAGCACAGCACCGGCGTGAAGCCCTGGCGCGACAGGTTGGTCTCGATGACCTGTGCGCACAGCGGATAGATCGGACTTTCCAGCTCCGGGAGCAGTAGACCGACCAGGCCTGCGCTGCGCGGACGCAGACGGGAGGGACGTTCGTAGCCCAGGACGTCCAGCGCGGTCAGCACCGCTTTGCGCAGCTGCGGGCTGACGCCGGGGCGCTCGTTGAGCACACGGGAGACCGTGGCTTTGCTGACCCCGGCCTGGCGGGCTATGTCGTCGAGTCGAGAAGACATGGGCCGCACTATAGGTGCCGCGTTACGAAACACGGAAGCAGAAGAGTGAAATACTGCGGCAAACATCGGCAACCTCTTACGGATCACGACACGTTTGCCTAGCGTCTGCCGGGTGAACTCCCCAGCTCTCGGTCCTTTGGCTCATCATGACGGTTCGCCCTTGTACGTCGGCGATCCGGCTCCCCGTGTCGGGGAGAAGGTCGATGTGTTCGTACGGACCTCGAAGTCCTTGGCGGCGCGCGGAGTGCACGTGCGCACCACCCCCGACGGCGAGCCGGCTTACACCGAGGCGCAGGTGGACCGCGAGGACGGCGACGAGGTCTGGTGGCGCGCGAGCGTGCCGGTGGTCAATGGGGAGCTCGGTTACCGGTTTCTGGTCCAGACGCCGGGACGGCGGCTGTGGCTGAACGGCGCGGGATTGAGCGCGGTCGATGTCACCGACGCGGCCGACTTCCGGCTCCCGACGTACGACCCGCCGCCGGCTTGGGCCGAGGGCGCGGTGCTGTACGAGATCTTTCCCGACAGGTTCGCGCGGTCGTCGGCGCATCCGGTCGGCACTCTGCCGGATTGGGCGGTTCCTGCCGCATGGGACGATCCGGTGGCGTACGGGACTCCCGCCGGGACGAAGCAGGTCTACGGCGGAACGTTGTGGGGCGTCGCGGAGAAGCTCGATTACCTGCGCGGGCTTGGGATCGACGCGCTGTATCTGACTCCGTTCTTTCCTTCGCGGTCCAACCACCGGTACGACGCCTCGTCGTTCGACGTCGTCGATCCGCTGCTCGGCGGCGATGAGGCGCTCAAGGAGCTCACCGCACAGGCGCACCTGCGCGGGATCCGGGTCATCGGCGACATCACGTTGAACCACACCGGGGATCTGCACCCCTGGTTTCGGCGCGCGCAGGCCGATCCGGCGAGTCCGGAGGCGGGGTTCTACTACTTCGGTGCGGATCGCAGCCAGTACGCGTCGTTCTTCGGCGTGCCGTCGTTGCCCAAGCTGGACCACCGGTCCGAGGAGATGCGGCGGCGGCTGTATGAGGGCCCGGATTCGGTGATCGCCCGGTATCCCACGGAGTTCGGGCTCGACGGCTGGCGCGTGGACGTGGCGCAGTCGGCGGCGCGGTACGGCGCCATCGATCTCAACGCTCGTATGGCGCGGGCGGTGCGCGAGACGCTGCAGCGCTCGGCGCCGGAGTCGCTGCTGCTGGCCGAGCACCAGTTCGACGCCTCGGAGACGCTGCGGGGCGACGGGTGGCACGGGACCATGGCCTACGCCGGGTTCACGCGTCCGGTGCTGGGCTGGCTCGGCGCGGCGGACAACCCGGAGTTGTGGGGCGTGCCGGGGCGGCCGCCGGTGCACGGCGGT
This window harbors:
- a CDS encoding glycoside hydrolase family 13 protein, which codes for MNSPALGPLAHHDGSPLYVGDPAPRVGEKVDVFVRTSKSLAARGVHVRTTPDGEPAYTEAQVDREDGDEVWWRASVPVVNGELGYRFLVQTPGRRLWLNGAGLSAVDVTDAADFRLPTYDPPPAWAEGAVLYEIFPDRFARSSAHPVGTLPDWAVPAAWDDPVAYGTPAGTKQVYGGTLWGVAEKLDYLRGLGIDALYLTPFFPSRSNHRYDASSFDVVDPLLGGDEALKELTAQAHLRGIRVIGDITLNHTGDLHPWFRRAQADPASPEAGFYYFGADRSQYASFFGVPSLPKLDHRSEEMRRRLYEGPDSVIARYPTEFGLDGWRVDVAQSAARYGAIDLNARMARAVRETLQRSAPESLLLAEHQFDASETLRGDGWHGTMAYAGFTRPVLGWLGAADNPELWGVPGRPPVHGGAEMAAVMRQFSALIPWRAVTHNMTLLDSHDMPRFRSLVGGAGRQALGVALLMTLPGLPMVFAGDEVGVAGALHNEDGRRAFPWDEGSWDQGTYEVYRSLIAVRREHAALRSGGLRWLHTAEDVVLFERALPEETLVVQVSRAAHAPLTAPFAASHLLGGPDLSPGVQLPSDGPAFHVWRVERG
- a CDS encoding LacI family DNA-binding transcriptional regulator, with translation MSSRLDDIARQAGVSKATVSRVLNERPGVSPQLRKAVLTALDVLGYERPSRLRPRSAGLVGLLLPELESPIYPLCAQVIETNLSRQGFTPVLCSQTPEGAGEDEYVGMLLDRGVSGVIFVSGLHADSGQDHSRYRDLVAQRLPLVFVNGFIPNLEAPFISCDDRAAGELAVAHLAELGHRKIGLLLSSDRHIPARRQLSGYRTAMETGFGAGGYDPDLVDISFPGVEGGYAGASRLLQRNVTAIVCGSDMMALGAIRALKQHHKRVPEDVSVIGYDDSVLMGYTDPPLTTVRQPVLSMGVAAARTLIDQIRGVTIRKTESLFFPELVVRASTGPLAET
- a CDS encoding sugar ABC transporter substrate-binding protein; translation: MIWTDAQRAPVLQQFAQSFAAANGISVSVQPVATDLQSAYVTATAAGKGPDIVVGATDWIGNLVQNGAISPLPLTAAQKGSFQTTALNAVTYNGQVYGVPYATENLALITNTAEAAANPATFETMVADGQAAVKAGKASEALAMQIGQQGDPYTAQPLLGSAGGFIFGTKADGSYDPSQVGVDNAGSKAFAAQLAKYGEKGQNVFKRSIDANNAVSLFTSGKTPYLISGPWALDQIRKANLKYSISAVPGFAGMGPSQPFVGVQAFYVSAKAKNTAIAQEFTLNYLTKKDVEEALYKVDPRAPALTDAYNDVSKTDPDIAAFQAAAAHGVVLPQIPAMSAVWGPLGIAEAAIVGGADPNTSMADAATQIKAAIAKG